A genomic window from Flavobacterium azooxidireducens includes:
- the rplI gene encoding 50S ribosomal protein L9, whose amino-acid sequence MELILKQDVQNLGFKDDIVSVKPGYGRNFLIPQGFAALATPSAKKVLAENLKQKAHKEQKVVDDAKKLAETLKALDIKITAKAGGEKLFGSVTNIDIVEALEKAGQPIDRKFVTSGTVKRTGKYNATIRLHRNVVIELPYEIVAEQ is encoded by the coding sequence ATGGAACTAATCTTAAAACAAGACGTTCAAAATTTAGGTTTTAAAGACGATATCGTTTCTGTAAAACCAGGTTACGGAAGAAACTTTTTGATTCCACAAGGGTTTGCTGCATTAGCAACACCATCAGCTAAAAAAGTATTGGCTGAAAACTTGAAACAAAAAGCACACAAAGAGCAAAAAGTTGTGGATGATGCTAAGAAATTGGCTGAAACATTAAAAGCTCTAGATATTAAAATTACTGCAAAAGCAGGTGGTGAAAAATTATTTGGTTCTGTAACCAATATCGATATTGTTGAAGCTTTGGAAAAAGCAGGACAACCAATCGATAGAAAATTTGTTACTTCAGGTACAGTAAAAAGAACCGGAAAATACAATGCAACGATTCGTTTACACAGAAACGTTGTGATTGAATTACCGTATGAAATTGTTGCTGAGCAATAA
- a CDS encoding rhodanese-like domain-containing protein, whose product MNLQQEKWWVDAQNDENAVILDVRTPEEFERGIIPNAINIDIYKGQGFIYMIEELDKSKTYYVYCHAGSRSAKACEVMQQLGFEKTFNLVGGISEWNGPIVEPN is encoded by the coding sequence ATGAATTTACAACAAGAAAAATGGTGGGTAGATGCCCAAAACGATGAAAACGCCGTTATTTTAGATGTGCGAACACCGGAAGAATTTGAGCGTGGCATTATTCCAAATGCAATCAATATCGATATTTATAAAGGTCAAGGTTTTATTTATATGATTGAAGAATTAGATAAATCTAAAACCTATTATGTTTATTGCCATGCCGGAAGTAGAAGTGCAAAAGCGTGTGAAGTGATGCAACAATTAGGTTTTGAGAAAACATTTAATCTGGTTGGCGGTATTTCAGAATGGAACGGACCAATTGTTGAGCCAAACTAA
- the nadC gene encoding carboxylating nicotinate-nucleotide diphosphorylase — MITEAQFQNELQLIIQNGIREDIGEGDHSSLACIPKSATGKAKLLVKDQGIIAGVEFAKLIFNHVDSDLEVETFIQDGSSVNYGDIVFHVSGSSQSILKAERLVLNSMQRMSAIATKTKMYVDLLEGTATKVLDTRKTTPGFRAAEKWAVKIGGGENHRFALYDMIMLKDNHNDFAGGISKAIQKTKDYLSKNKLDLKIIVEARNLNEVEEILNSGGVYRILLDNFDYEMTKEAVKLIGNKCLTESSGNINEKTIRYYAECGVNYISSGALTHSVYNMDLSLKAF, encoded by the coding sequence ATGATTACAGAAGCCCAATTTCAAAACGAACTACAGCTCATCATCCAAAACGGAATCAGAGAAGATATTGGAGAAGGCGATCACAGTTCGCTCGCTTGTATTCCGAAATCAGCCACTGGCAAAGCAAAATTGTTAGTTAAAGACCAAGGAATTATTGCCGGAGTTGAATTTGCTAAACTGATTTTTAATCACGTTGATTCAGATTTAGAAGTGGAGACATTCATTCAAGACGGCAGTTCAGTGAACTATGGCGATATAGTTTTTCATGTTTCAGGAAGTTCACAATCAATTTTGAAAGCCGAACGTTTGGTACTCAATTCGATGCAACGCATGAGTGCCATTGCAACCAAAACAAAAATGTATGTTGATTTGTTGGAAGGAACAGCTACGAAAGTATTAGATACCAGAAAAACAACACCCGGATTTCGTGCCGCAGAAAAATGGGCGGTGAAAATTGGCGGTGGTGAAAATCATCGGTTTGCCTTGTATGATATGATTATGTTGAAAGATAATCACAATGATTTTGCCGGAGGAATTTCAAAAGCGATTCAAAAAACGAAAGATTATTTAAGCAAAAATAAGTTGGATTTAAAAATAATTGTTGAAGCCAGAAACTTAAATGAAGTAGAAGAAATTCTGAATAGTGGTGGCGTTTACCGAATTTTGTTAGACAATTTTGATTATGAAATGACAAAAGAGGCCGTAAAGCTAATTGGCAATAAATGCCTAACCGAAAGTTCAGGAAACATCAATGAAAAAACAATTCGTTATTATGCAGAATGTGGTGTAAATTACATTTCATCTGGAGCTTTAACGCATTCGGTTTATAATATGGATTTGAGTTTGAAGGCTTTTTGA
- a CDS encoding SLC13 family permease has product MFSSEFISIYITLLIILIGIFLFVKEYFTIDTSSIIIMTLFIVTGILDYREGLSGFTNSAPITIACMMVMSYAVLNSGLLKGFRDILVKIGKKNYALTLVVFCVITAVFSAFINDSAVVAIMIPIVLQVSSKSSISASKLLLPISFAAAMGGATTIIGTSANLVVSGYAEDNGLPGFQMFSFALPALIITSVGFIYLLFIAPFLLPKRNSLVEDMQKESNQFITEIIINENSSDIGKTIAESILRQKYNVEIIEVNNLNNRKNKLEERWKLKANDHLKIVIHFNELNDIRHDKNYTLEDDKPLFSDVIEKNDKGNQLYEAIIPFGSKLAGQTLNDIKFRERYSANVLAVRNLKKNRFTNLGDFKLSEGNVLVIDSSAESFNEMIKHKMLFPLQEIASQKLDKRKAIISVLILVGVITAAAMGITSIVVAGMVGCLSLVVLNVLKPQEAYDTIDWKVIFMIAGVLSMGTALEKTGTSKIIADFLATNLGNFDLHITLAFVYLVTLIATNILSGKAAAALMAPIAIQFAISMEVNYQPFLIAIMFACAYTFMTPICNPTNTMVYSPGNYTFKDYIKVGLPLNIIIWIVAVFVIPLFFPFK; this is encoded by the coding sequence ATGTTTTCATCCGAATTCATTTCCATATACATCACACTACTCATCATTCTGATTGGTATATTTCTGTTCGTCAAAGAATATTTCACCATCGATACGTCATCCATCATCATTATGACGCTATTCATCGTGACGGGAATTTTGGATTATAGAGAAGGTCTGTCGGGCTTTACCAACAGTGCCCCCATCACGATAGCTTGTATGATGGTGATGAGCTATGCTGTCCTAAATTCGGGTTTACTGAAAGGGTTTCGGGACATTCTAGTCAAAATTGGAAAGAAAAACTATGCCTTAACTCTCGTCGTGTTTTGTGTGATTACGGCTGTGTTTTCAGCTTTCATCAACGACTCAGCTGTGGTAGCGATTATGATTCCGATTGTGTTGCAAGTGAGCAGCAAAAGTTCGATAAGTGCTTCCAAATTATTGTTGCCAATTTCCTTTGCAGCGGCAATGGGCGGAGCCACAACCATCATCGGAACGAGTGCCAATTTAGTCGTGAGCGGTTATGCCGAAGACAATGGTTTACCGGGATTTCAAATGTTTAGTTTTGCACTTCCGGCCTTGATAATCACTTCCGTCGGATTTATTTATTTGTTATTTATCGCCCCTTTTTTATTACCCAAAAGAAATAGTTTGGTGGAAGATATGCAAAAAGAATCCAACCAATTCATTACCGAAATTATCATCAATGAGAATAGTTCCGACATCGGTAAAACCATCGCCGAAAGCATTCTCAGACAAAAATACAACGTCGAAATCATCGAAGTAAATAACCTCAACAACCGAAAAAACAAACTAGAAGAACGATGGAAATTAAAAGCCAATGACCATCTAAAAATCGTCATTCATTTTAATGAACTCAACGACATCCGACACGATAAAAATTACACATTAGAAGATGATAAACCGCTCTTTAGCGATGTTATTGAAAAAAATGATAAAGGAAATCAGTTATACGAAGCCATTATCCCCTTTGGTTCTAAACTCGCCGGACAAACATTAAATGACATTAAATTCAGAGAAAGATACAGTGCTAATGTTTTGGCAGTGAGAAATTTAAAGAAAAACAGATTTACAAATTTAGGTGACTTTAAATTAAGCGAAGGAAACGTGCTCGTAATCGATTCCTCTGCCGAATCGTTTAACGAGATGATTAAACACAAAATGCTTTTTCCACTACAAGAAATTGCGAGTCAAAAATTAGACAAACGCAAAGCCATTATTAGTGTACTCATTTTAGTCGGCGTAATTACAGCCGCTGCGATGGGAATCACCTCCATTGTGGTTGCCGGAATGGTCGGTTGTTTATCCCTTGTGGTGCTCAATGTCTTGAAACCCCAAGAAGCCTACGACACCATCGATTGGAAAGTAATTTTTATGATTGCCGGTGTGTTAAGTATGGGAACCGCCTTAGAAAAAACAGGAACTTCCAAAATCATAGCCGACTTTTTAGCCACTAATCTCGGTAATTTCGATTTACACATTACATTAGCGTTCGTCTATTTAGTCACACTCATTGCCACCAACATCCTCTCCGGAAAAGCGGCGGCGGCATTAATGGCACCCATCGCCATTCAGTTTGCAATCAGTATGGAAGTGAACTATCAACCGTTCCTTATCGCCATTATGTTTGCGTGTGCCTATACGTTTATGACGCCCATTTGCAACCCAACTAACACGATGGTCTATTCGCCCGGAAATTACACTTTCAAAGACTATATCAAGGTCGGTTTACCCCTAAACATCATCATTTGGATCGTAGCAGTATTTGTGATTCCGTTGTTTTTCCCGTTTAAGTAA
- a CDS encoding L-threonylcarbamoyladenylate synthase: MAQFIKIYPENPNEAAIAKVVKVLKDGGLVIYPTDTVYGLGCDITNTKALERIAKIKGIKLEKANFSFICHDLSNISDYVRQIDTATFKILKRALPGPYTFILPGNNNLPKEFKKKKTVGIRVPDNNIVLEMVKLLGNPIVSTSIHDDDEVLEYSTDPELIFEKWQNLVDVVVDGGYGDNQPSTIIDLSEGEPVVIREGKGDSDIF, encoded by the coding sequence ATGGCTCAATTTATTAAAATATATCCCGAGAATCCAAACGAAGCAGCTATTGCTAAAGTGGTTAAAGTTTTAAAAGATGGCGGATTAGTAATTTATCCTACCGATACCGTTTATGGTTTGGGTTGCGATATTACCAACACAAAAGCTTTGGAACGTATTGCAAAAATTAAAGGTATAAAACTCGAAAAAGCTAATTTTTCATTCATTTGCCATGATTTGAGCAATATTTCAGATTATGTGAGACAAATTGACACGGCTACTTTTAAGATTTTGAAACGTGCTTTGCCGGGACCATATACTTTTATCCTTCCCGGAAATAACAATTTGCCGAAAGAATTTAAGAAGAAAAAAACTGTTGGTATTCGTGTACCGGATAATAACATTGTACTCGAAATGGTGAAACTATTAGGCAATCCAATTGTGTCCACTTCCATTCACGACGATGATGAAGTGTTGGAATATTCCACAGATCCCGAACTCATTTTTGAAAAATGGCAAAACCTTGTTGATGTTGTTGTTGATGGTGGTTATGGCGACAATCAACCTTCCACGATTATCGATTTATCGGAAGGCGAACCGGTTGTGATTAGAGAGGGAAAAGGGGATAGTGATATTTTTTAA
- the rpsF gene encoding 30S ribosomal protein S6, protein MNHYEAVFILNPVLSEQQVKETVSKFEDFLTAKGAEMVSKEDWGLKKLAYEIQHKKSGFYHLFEFKAPADSIISFETELRRDERIMRFLTVSLDKHAISWAERRREKLKVKA, encoded by the coding sequence ATGAATCATTATGAAGCTGTTTTCATCTTGAATCCCGTTTTATCTGAACAACAGGTAAAGGAAACAGTAAGCAAATTCGAAGATTTTCTTACAGCCAAAGGGGCAGAGATGGTATCAAAAGAGGATTGGGGCTTAAAAAAATTAGCCTATGAAATCCAACACAAGAAAAGTGGTTTTTACCATTTGTTCGAATTCAAAGCACCTGCTGATAGTATCATCAGTTTTGAAACTGAATTAAGACGTGACGAGAGAATTATGCGTTTCTTAACTGTAAGTTTAGATAAACACGCTATTTCTTGGGCAGAGAGAAGAAGAGAAAAATTAAAAGTTAAAGCGTAA
- a CDS encoding YgaP family membrane protein gives MKKNVGNTDRFVRVMFGIILLILFMSGAIENNLVQWIVLGVSMILIITAFATFCPLYALVGKNTCEVKRKK, from the coding sequence ATGAAAAAAAATGTTGGCAATACCGATCGCTTTGTTAGAGTAATGTTTGGCATTATTCTTTTGATTCTTTTTATGTCCGGAGCTATTGAAAATAATTTAGTACAATGGATTGTTTTAGGAGTGAGCATGATTTTAATCATCACCGCATTTGCCACCTTTTGTCCGCTCTATGCTTTGGTTGGAAAAAATACCTGCGAAGTAAAAAGAAAGAAATAA
- the rpsR gene encoding 30S ribosomal protein S18 — MSTIEQSAKGKKEGDIRYLTPLNIDTNKTKKYCRFKKSGIKYIDYKDADFLLKFVNEQGKILPRRLTGTSLKYQRKVSVAVKRARHLALMPYVADLLK; from the coding sequence ATGTCAACAATAGAGCAATCAGCAAAAGGAAAAAAAGAAGGAGATATCAGATATCTTACTCCTTTGAACATAGATACGAACAAAACTAAAAAGTATTGTCGTTTTAAAAAATCAGGTATTAAATACATTGATTATAAAGATGCAGACTTTTTATTGAAATTCGTAAACGAGCAAGGTAAAATTTTACCAAGACGTTTAACCGGAACTTCATTAAAATACCAAAGAAAAGTGTCTGTTGCCGTTAAAAGAGCAAGACATTTAGCTTTAATGCCATATGTGGCGGATTTATTAAAATAA
- a CDS encoding DUF2200 domain-containing protein codes for MNNTRIYKMSFASVYPHYISKAEKKGRTKAEVDEIIFWLTGYNAETFQNHLDQKTDFETFFVQAPQINPNASKITGVICGYRVENIEEKLMQQIRYLDKLIDELAKGRTLEKILRK; via the coding sequence ATGAACAACACCAGAATCTATAAAATGTCTTTTGCTAGTGTCTATCCGCACTACATCTCCAAAGCAGAAAAAAAAGGCCGCACCAAAGCTGAAGTTGATGAAATTATTTTCTGGCTCACCGGTTACAACGCAGAAACTTTTCAAAACCACCTCGATCAAAAAACAGATTTTGAAACGTTTTTTGTACAAGCTCCACAAATAAACCCCAATGCTTCTAAAATAACTGGTGTAATCTGTGGCTACCGTGTTGAAAATATTGAAGAAAAACTCATGCAACAAATCCGCTACCTCGATAAACTGATAGACGAATTGGCAAAAGGAAGAACATTGGAGAAGATTTTGAGGAAGTAA
- the priA gene encoding replication restart helicase PriA, with protein MSYFVEVILPLALDKTFTYQVSEAEFKYIKPGMRIAVPFGKSKMYTALAIETHQNPPTLYEAKEIHQILDENAIVNEVQLKHWQWIASYYMCSIGEVFRAALPSGFLLESETVISLKQGEIVDEKALSDDEFLVFEALQHQSSLKVSDVISILSKKNVFPVLQKLINKSVVSLQEEMHESYKPKLVRYIKLHQNYVTDERLNELLNSIKAEKQKELILGYFQLNAVEKKLISAKQLIDFASSTSAVLKKLIEKEIFEEYHLIHDRTDFNEDEKAKNLSLSHSQQAALDQIKNHFESKDVCLLHGVTSSGKTEIYSQLIQEAMQTGRQILFLLPEIALTTQLVSRLRKFFGNKVAVFHSKYSNNERVEVWNQVLQNSHKAQVVIGARSAMFLPFSDLGLVIVDEEHEQNFKQTDPAPRYHARDAVTVLAKFHQAKVLLGSATPSLETYYNTQNQKYALVELFERYNNTPLPEVILVDLKDSYFRKRMNGHFSDTLIEEITSALSLGEQVILFQNRRGYAPLLECMTCGHIPQCPNCDVSLTYHKFKNQLRCHYCGHSIAKPTNCHQCSSVDLTTKGFGTEQIELELATLFPNKKIQRMDQDTTRGKFGYDKIIDKFQNREVDILVGTQMLAKGLDFDNVSLVGILNADNMLYFPDFRAFERSYQMMAQVSGRAGRAEKRGKVVIQTYNPNHNTIQQVTHNDYVGMYKEQLYERQIFKYPPFFKLIKITLRHKEYEKVKESSMWLYQVLSQHLKMPVLGPEEPAVSKIRNEYIRTIVIKIPDNVSPQGTKKTIQKILNSFDVISQYRYVKLVVNVDFG; from the coding sequence ATGTCTTACTTCGTTGAAGTTATTTTGCCCTTAGCACTCGATAAAACCTTTACTTATCAAGTTTCTGAAGCTGAGTTTAAGTATATTAAACCCGGAATGCGAATTGCTGTTCCGTTCGGAAAAAGTAAAATGTACACCGCTTTGGCGATTGAAACGCATCAAAATCCGCCAACTTTATACGAAGCGAAAGAAATTCATCAAATTCTGGATGAAAATGCAATTGTAAATGAAGTACAGTTGAAGCATTGGCAATGGATTGCTTCTTATTATATGTGTTCAATCGGTGAAGTTTTTCGAGCTGCGTTACCTTCCGGTTTTTTGTTGGAAAGTGAAACAGTAATTTCATTAAAGCAAGGTGAAATTGTAGATGAAAAAGCATTATCCGATGATGAATTTTTGGTATTTGAAGCTCTTCAACATCAAAGTTCACTAAAAGTGAGCGATGTTATTTCTATTCTAAGTAAAAAAAATGTTTTTCCGGTTCTTCAAAAATTGATTAATAAAAGTGTTGTTTCACTTCAGGAAGAAATGCATGAATCATACAAACCAAAATTAGTCAGATATATCAAACTTCATCAAAATTATGTAACCGATGAACGTCTGAATGAACTGTTGAATTCTATCAAAGCTGAAAAACAAAAAGAACTCATATTAGGATATTTTCAGTTAAATGCTGTGGAAAAGAAACTAATTTCTGCTAAACAATTAATTGATTTTGCTTCATCTACTTCGGCTGTTTTAAAAAAATTGATTGAAAAGGAAATTTTTGAAGAATACCATCTTATTCATGATCGAACCGATTTTAACGAAGATGAAAAAGCTAAAAACCTTTCGTTAAGTCATTCACAACAAGCAGCTTTAGATCAAATTAAGAATCATTTTGAAAGCAAAGATGTATGTTTATTACATGGCGTAACATCAAGTGGTAAAACGGAAATTTATAGTCAACTCATACAGGAAGCTATGCAAACCGGTAGACAAATTTTGTTTCTTTTGCCGGAAATTGCATTAACAACACAATTGGTTTCTCGGCTTAGAAAGTTTTTTGGTAATAAAGTAGCGGTTTTTCATTCGAAATACAGCAACAATGAACGGGTGGAAGTATGGAATCAGGTTTTGCAAAACTCTCACAAAGCACAAGTTGTTATTGGTGCACGATCGGCTATGTTTTTACCTTTTTCCGATTTGGGATTAGTGATTGTGGATGAAGAACATGAACAAAATTTCAAACAAACGGATCCTGCTCCACGGTATCATGCTCGCGATGCGGTGACAGTTTTGGCTAAATTTCACCAGGCAAAAGTGCTTTTAGGTTCGGCCACACCGAGTTTGGAAACCTATTATAATACACAAAATCAAAAATATGCGTTGGTTGAACTTTTTGAACGCTACAATAACACACCTTTGCCGGAAGTTATTTTAGTCGATTTAAAAGACAGCTATTTCCGCAAGCGAATGAACGGTCATTTTAGCGATACGTTGATTGAAGAAATAACTTCTGCTTTGTCGTTGGGCGAACAAGTGATACTTTTTCAAAACCGAAGAGGGTATGCTCCTTTGTTGGAATGCATGACGTGCGGACACATTCCGCAGTGCCCGAATTGCGATGTGAGTTTAACGTATCACAAATTTAAAAACCAACTTCGTTGTCATTATTGCGGACATTCGATTGCGAAACCGACCAATTGTCATCAATGTTCAAGTGTTGATTTGACCACAAAAGGTTTTGGAACCGAACAAATTGAATTGGAATTGGCTACGCTTTTTCCCAACAAAAAAATTCAACGAATGGATCAAGATACCACACGTGGAAAATTTGGTTACGATAAAATTATTGATAAATTTCAAAATCGAGAAGTTGATATTTTGGTTGGAACACAAATGTTGGCTAAAGGTTTGGATTTTGATAATGTGAGTTTGGTTGGAATTTTAAATGCCGACAACATGCTTTATTTTCCTGATTTTAGAGCATTTGAACGCAGTTATCAGATGATGGCACAAGTATCGGGTAGGGCAGGAAGGGCTGAAAAAAGAGGGAAAGTAGTGATTCAGACGTATAATCCGAATCATAACACCATTCAGCAAGTAACGCACAATGATTATGTTGGAATGTATAAAGAACAGCTGTATGAACGACAGATTTTTAAATATCCGCCTTTTTTCAAATTAATTAAAATCACACTTCGTCATAAAGAATATGAAAAAGTAAAAGAAAGTTCAATGTGGTTGTATCAGGTTTTGAGTCAGCACCTAAAAATGCCGGTTTTAGGACCGGAAGAACCGGCTGTGAGCAAAATTAGAAATGAGTATATCAGAACAATTGTCATCAAAATTCCGGATAATGTTTCGCCACAAGGCACAAAAAAAACTATCCAAAAAATATTGAATAGTTTTGATGTTATTTCGCAATATAGATATGTAAAGCTAGTAGTAAATGTTGATTTTGGCTAG
- a CDS encoding TlpA disulfide reductase family protein: MIKKVTTALFLIGFMMVGFSQSKTISKPLKVYEKDGIKLKSYHFDGLQPYLNQKNDTIYVINFWATWCVPCIKELPHFEKLNQKYKSGKFKMILVSLDFPKMIESRVIPFIINKNLQAEVVVLNDPDANTWIEKVAKEWSGAIPATIIYKNDKRKFYEQSFTEEELETEIKSFIN, translated from the coding sequence ATGATAAAAAAAGTAACAACAGCGTTATTCTTAATTGGTTTTATGATGGTAGGCTTTTCACAAAGCAAAACCATATCAAAACCATTAAAAGTCTATGAGAAAGACGGAATCAAATTGAAATCCTATCATTTTGATGGATTACAACCGTATTTGAATCAAAAGAATGATACAATTTATGTTATTAACTTTTGGGCCACTTGGTGTGTTCCTTGTATCAAAGAATTGCCTCATTTTGAAAAGCTAAATCAAAAGTATAAATCGGGAAAATTTAAAATGATTCTTGTGAGTTTAGATTTTCCTAAGATGATTGAAAGTCGCGTCATTCCATTTATTATAAATAAAAATTTGCAAGCAGAAGTCGTTGTTCTAAATGATCCCGATGCCAATACGTGGATTGAAAAAGTAGCGAAAGAGTGGTCAGGAGCAATTCCGGCAACCATTATTTATAAAAATGATAAGCGAAAATTTTATGAACAATCGTTTACTGAAGAAGAATTAGAAACAGAAATAAAATCATTCATCAATTAA
- a CDS encoding YihY/virulence factor BrkB family protein, translating to MSVETEQKLEKIPVIKHIVRFTKNIKLPWLEGLSFYNLMELYIIGIAQGAFSYRSGAIAFSFFMALFPFALFILNLIPYIPIEGFQQDFLKFVEDGVPPNTFEAIKNIIDDILNNSYQGLLSSGFILSIFLMSNGINAILGGFETSYHITISRSFFRQYFVALVMSLLFSMILIITVAAIVISEVFIQQIQFKQFAYTDVTLIQITRYCFVILMVLITTSLLFKFGAKETAKIPFISIGSVFTTVLILLSSYVFGIYVVKFAKYNELYGSIGTLLILMFYIWINCMILLLGFELNATINKLKRKNLFD from the coding sequence ATGTCAGTAGAAACAGAGCAAAAACTCGAAAAAATTCCGGTAATCAAACACATCGTTCGGTTTACTAAAAACATAAAACTACCTTGGTTAGAAGGCTTGTCGTTTTATAATTTGATGGAATTATACATCATCGGAATTGCCCAAGGAGCTTTTTCCTATCGATCGGGAGCTATTGCTTTTAGCTTTTTTATGGCTTTGTTTCCGTTTGCTTTATTCATTTTAAACTTAATTCCATACATTCCAATTGAAGGTTTTCAACAAGATTTTTTAAAATTTGTCGAAGATGGTGTGCCACCCAATACCTTTGAAGCCATCAAAAATATCATCGACGATATTTTAAATAACAGTTATCAAGGTTTGTTATCTTCCGGATTTATTTTGTCTATCTTTTTGATGTCTAACGGAATAAATGCTATTTTGGGCGGATTTGAAACTTCGTATCACATCACCATTTCAAGAAGTTTTTTCAGACAATATTTTGTTGCACTGGTAATGTCGCTGCTTTTTTCGATGATATTGATAATTACCGTGGCAGCCATCGTAATTTCGGAAGTATTCATTCAACAAATTCAATTCAAGCAATTTGCTTACACTGATGTTACATTAATTCAAATTACTCGATACTGTTTTGTTATTTTAATGGTTTTAATCACAACCTCTCTGTTATTCAAATTTGGAGCAAAAGAAACTGCAAAAATTCCTTTTATTAGTATCGGATCGGTTTTTACCACCGTTTTAATCCTTTTGTCTTCATATGTTTTTGGAATTTATGTTGTTAAATTTGCCAAGTATAACGAACTTTACGGTTCTATCGGAACACTGTTAATTCTGATGTTTTACATTTGGATTAACTGTATGATTCTGTTGCTTGGTTTTGAATTGAATGCCACCATAAACAAATTAAAAAGGAAAAATCTATTTGATTAA
- a CDS encoding thioredoxin family protein, with the protein MKKFKIAFLVLAAGLITAFTTTNPAGYEIGSIATDFSLKNVDNKNVSLKDYKDAKGFIVIFTCNHCPYAVAYEDRIIDLDKKYKKLGYPVIAINPNNPEKQKDDSFDKMQVRAKEKGFTFPYLFDEGQKIYPQYGATKTPHVYILQKTDKGNVVKYIGAIDDNHSDETAVEQKYVENAVDALLKKQEVKVKTTKAIGCSIKA; encoded by the coding sequence ATGAAAAAATTCAAAATTGCCTTTTTAGTGCTTGCTGCCGGATTGATTACGGCGTTCACTACAACCAATCCTGCCGGTTACGAAATTGGTTCAATCGCAACCGATTTTTCCCTAAAAAATGTAGACAATAAAAATGTATCGCTAAAAGATTATAAAGATGCAAAGGGGTTTATTGTAATTTTTACCTGCAATCATTGTCCGTATGCGGTGGCGTATGAAGACAGAATTATCGATTTGGATAAAAAATATAAAAAGTTAGGTTATCCTGTAATCGCGATAAACCCAAACAATCCTGAAAAACAAAAAGACGATAGTTTTGATAAAATGCAAGTGCGTGCCAAAGAAAAAGGATTCACTTTTCCTTATTTGTTTGACGAAGGGCAGAAAATTTATCCGCAATACGGAGCAACTAAAACGCCTCATGTTTACATTTTACAAAAAACTGACAAAGGAAATGTTGTCAAATATATTGGTGCAATAGACGATAATCATTCAGATGAAACAGCTGTAGAACAAAAATATGTTGAAAATGCTGTTGATGCGTTATTAAAAAAACAAGAAGTAAAAGTAAAAACAACTAAAGCGATTGGTTGTTCGATAAAAGCTTAG
- a CDS encoding LytR/AlgR family response regulator transcription factor, with product MKLNCVVVDDSSIQRMIITKLVNNHQSLHLVGDFSNAIEAKSCMSIHSVDLIFLDIEMPIINGFDFLDGLKNKPQIIFITSKADYAVKAFDYDATDYLQKPISVDRFDSAVKRAIDMHKLRHEVSEEEGDYIFIKSNLKKLKVFTSKIKWIEAYGDYVKVVTDEDSNLVLSTMKSFENDLSKDRFLRVHKSFIVNIDKIERFNSKFAEIGVTKIPLSRNKKDDLKKALAIA from the coding sequence ATGAAACTAAATTGTGTCGTAGTCGATGACAGTTCTATTCAAAGAATGATCATCACAAAGTTAGTGAATAATCACCAGAGTTTGCATCTTGTGGGTGATTTCTCTAACGCTATTGAGGCAAAGAGTTGTATGTCTATACACTCCGTTGACCTTATTTTTCTCGATATCGAAATGCCCATTATTAATGGTTTCGATTTCCTTGATGGTTTAAAAAACAAACCACAAATCATTTTTATCACTTCAAAAGCAGATTATGCCGTGAAAGCTTTTGATTATGATGCCACTGATTACTTACAAAAACCTATTTCCGTTGATCGTTTCGATTCTGCTGTAAAAAGAGCAATCGACATGCACAAATTGAGACATGAAGTTTCTGAAGAAGAAGGTGATTACATCTTTATCAAAAGTAATCTGAAAAAATTAAAAGTATTCACTTCCAAAATTAAATGGATTGAAGCATATGGTGACTATGTTAAAGTTGTAACCGACGAAGACAGCAACTTAGTGCTTTCTACTATGAAATCGTTTGAAAATGATTTGTCGAAAGACAGATTTTTGCGTGTACACAAATCATTTATTGTGAACATCGACAAAATTGAACGTTTTAATAGCAAGTTTGCAGAAATTGGTGTAACAAAAATTCCTTTGAGCAGAAACAAGAAAGACGATTTGAAGAAAGCTCTTGCAATCGCCTAG